The Chloroflexia bacterium SDU3-3 genome includes the window GGCTCCCCGACCTGGTCTCGAACCAGGAACCTACTGATTAACAGTCAGTCGCTCTACCATTGAGCTATCGGGGATCAGTTGTTGTTGTTCGCTTGTTTCTCTCTCGCTCGCAACGTGGGTGATTATACACGCAGCACCCGATCTTGTCAAATCGGCGGGAATAGCCCATCCAGAAGCCATAGCGGTGTGCCGCTGGGCGTGTATGCGAAGGGGCTATTGTCGCGGTTTTGGCAAAAAACGCTGCGGCCTCGCCCATCACGCGCGGGGGGGTGCGGGGTGCCGCTGGCCATGATCTGCACCGCAGCGACGAGGCTAGCATGGCCGAGGATGGGCTGTTTTTTCCCTGATGATAGCTCGCACCAGCGCCCCAGGTGGGGATTTGGGCGATAGGCTATAATGGAGACGAACAAGTGATCGACTGTTGGAGCCGACGATGACAACTACAGACCCTGCCGCGCGCGTGGCCGAGCTGACCGCGCAGATCCGCGACCATAACTACCGCTACTATGTGCTGGATGACCCCAGCGTGAGCGACGCCGAGTACGACGCGCTGCTGCGCGAGCTGCGCGCCATCGAGGCGGCGCACCCCGAGCTGATCGCGCCCGACTCGCCCACGCAGCGGGTGGGCGGCGCGCCCTCGGAGAAGTTCGCCAAGGTCGAGCACCCCGTGCCGATGCTCTCGCTGGGCAACGCGTTTGACGACGGCGACCTGCGGGCCTGGCGCGACCGCGTGCTGAAGCTGCTGGGCCAGGGCGCCGAGGTGGCATGGGTGTGCGAGCCGAAGATCGACGGGCTGGCCATCGCGCTCACCTATGAGCAGGGCAAGTTCCACCACGGCGCGACGCGCGGCGACGGCGCGGTGGGCGAGGACGTGAGCGCCAACCTGCGGACGATCAAGTCTGTCCCGCTCGCGCTGCAGCCCTCGGCCCCGCAGCCCAGCCGGATCGAGGTGCGCGGCGAGGTCTACATGCGCTCCGCCGATTTCGAGAAGCTGAACCAGCGGCTGGCGGCGGCAGGCGAGCGGATCGCGGCCAACCCGCGCAACGCCGCCGCCGGATCGCTGCGCCAGAAAGACCCGAGCGTGACAGCCACGCGCCCGCTGAGCTTCTTCGCCTACGCGGTGGGGCCGTTCGCGGGTGTGGAGATCGCGAGCCAGTGGGAGCTGCTGGGCTACTTCCGCCAGCTGGGCTTCCCGGTGAACAGCGACGCCCGCCGGTTTGAGGATTTTGAGCAGGCCCTGGAGTACTGCCGCGAGTGGATGTCGCGCCGTGACACGCTGGCCTACGAGGTCGACGGGATCGTGCTGAAGGTGGACAGCTTCGCGCAGCAGGAGCGGCTGGGCGTGGTGGGCCGCGACCCGCGCTGGGCGATCGCGTTCAAGTTCCCGGCCCGCGAGACCACCAGCAAGCTGGTGGACATCACCGTAAACGTGGGCCGCACCGGCGTGATCACGCCGGGCGCGATCATCGAGCCGGTGAGCCTGGGCGGCGTGACGGTGCGCAACGTGAGCCTGCACAACGCCGACTACATCGCCGAGCGCGACCTGCGGATCGGCGACTATGTGACGGTGAAGCGGGCGGGCGACGTGATCCCCTACATCGTGGGGCCGGTGGTGTCGCGCCGCGATGGCAGCGAGCAGCCCTGGACGATGCCGCTGACATGCCCGGCCTGCGGCACCGCGCTGGAGCGGATCGAGGGCGAGGCGGCCTACCGCTGCCCGAACTTCGCGATCTGCCCGGCCCAGCTGGTGCGCCGGATCGAGCACTTTGTCTCGCGCGGGGCGATGGACATCGTGGGCATCGGCGAAAAGCAGGCCCAGCTGTTTGTGGAGATCGGGCTGGTAAAGGATGTGGGCGACCTATTCCTGCTGGGGCGCGAGTCGTTCGCGGGGATGGAGGGCTTCGGCGAGCGCCGGATCAGCAACCTGCTGGCGGCGATCGAGGAGGCCAAGCAGCGCCCGCTGTTCCGCCTGATCACGGGCCTAGGTATCCGCTTTGTGGGCGAGGTGGCGGCCAAGGCGCTGGCGCTGCGCTTCGGGTCGCTGGATGCGCTGGCCGACGCGACCGAGGAGGAGATCGTGGCGCTGGAGGGCATCGGCCCGGCGGTGGCCAAGAGCGTGCGCCAGTTCTTCGCCATCCAGGCCAACCGCGATCTGGTGGCCAAGCTCAAGCAGCTGGGCGTGAACCCCACCGCCGCCCCGCAGCTGCCGCTGGCCAGCGCCGCGCTGGCGGGCAAGACATTCGTGATCACCGGCACGCTGCCCACGCTCAGCCGCGAGCAGGCCAGCGAGCTGATCGAGGCGAACGGCGGCAAGGTGACAGGCAGCGTGACCAAGAAGACCAGCTACTTGGTGGTGGGGGCCGACCCGGGCGGCTCGAAGTACACCAAGGCGGTGGCCCTGGGCATCGCGCAGCTCGACGAGGATGCGCTGCTGGCCCTGGTCGGCCCGCAGGATACCGCGCCAGCGGGTGACGAGCCAGCGCCCGAGGCCCCAAGCGCGCCGGACGGCGGCCAGATATCGATGGATCTGTAGGAGCGCCGCGATGTACACACGGGTGAAGGTCTGCTGCATCCGCTCGATGGAGGAGGCCCAGCTGGCGATCATGGCGGGGGCGGCGGCGCTGGGCTTCGTGTCGGCTATGCCCAGCGGGCCGGGCGCGATCGGCGAGGACATGATCGCCGCGATTGTGGCGACGGTGCCGCCGCCGATCGCCACCTTCCTGCTTACCAGCGCGCAGGATGCGGCCACGATCATAGAGCAGCAGCGGCGCATGGGGGCCAGCACCATCCAGCTGGTGGATGCGCAGCAGCCCGCCACCTACGCGGCGCTGCGCCAGGCGCTGCCCGGCATTCGCCTAGTGCAGGTCATCCATGTCGCTGGCGAGGCGGCGGTGGAGGAGGCGTGCCGCGCGGCGACTCATGTGGATGCGCTGCTGCTCGACCCGGGCGACCCCACGCTGCCGATCGAGCAGCTGGGCGGCACCGGGCGCGTGCACAACTGGCAGATCAGCCGCCGCATTGTGGAGCGCTGCGGCCTACCAGTGTTTCTGGCGGGCGGTCTCACCCACGAGAATGTGGCGGCGGCCACGCGCACCGTTGGGCCGTTTGCGCTGGATGTGTGCGCGGGCGTGCGCACCAGCGGCAGGCTCGACGCCGACAAGCTGCGCCGCTTTATTGCGGCGGCGGCACAAGTGAGCTGATGTAGCCCCAGGGCGCGGGCACGAAGCGAAGAAAGCGGGCTGGATGTATGTCCAGCTCGCTTTTTTCATGGGAAACATGGGGCTTGACAAACGGAACAATGTTCCATATAATCATTTCAAGAGGCGGAACGTGGTTCCATTTTACACACGCCACACCACTTTGGCAACCACCAGAATCGATAATGAGGAGAAGAATATCATGGACGTAGCAGGCAAGGTTGTGATCATCACCGGCGCTTCGATGGGCATCGGCGCTGCGGCGGCGCGCGTGTTCGCCGAGGCGGGCGCGAAGATCGTGCTGGCGGCGCGCTCGGCTAGTAAGCTGGAAGAGGTGGCCAAAAGCCTTCCGGCCCACGCCGAGCCGCTGGTGGTGCCGACGGATATGACCGACTCGGCGCAGGTGCGCGCCCTAGTCGATGCCGCACACGAGCGCTTCGGCCAGATCGACCTGCTGATCAACAACGCCGGGCAGGCGCTGGTCAGCGCGGTCGCGGAGATCAGCCCCGAGCGCTACCGCCAGATCATCGAGCTGAACGTGATGGGGCCGCTGCACGCGATGCAGGCGGTCATCCCCAAGATGCAGGCCCAGGGCGGCGGCGTGATCATGAACATCAGCTCGGGCGTGAGCAAGATGGCCATCCCGATGATCGGCGCGTATGCCTCCACCAAATACGCCCTCAACGGGCTGACCCTGACCGCGCGCAACGAGCTGGCGGGTCAGAACATCCGCGTGCTGCTGTTCCACCCCGGCCAGACCGCCACCGAGTTTGGCCATAACGCCATGATCGATGGCAAGCCCAGCTTCCAGGCCCCCGAGGTCGATCAAATCGACAGCGCCGAAGACGTGGCCCGCAAGATGCTGGAGGCCGCCACCAGCGAGGCCGCCGAGATGGCCATGCCCGCGCGCCACTAGGCCCGGCACACAGGCAACAAGCGGGCGGCCTGGCATGCCCAGGTCGCCCGCTTACCACGCCCACCGCTAGAACGCCGAGCGGATCGTGCCGCCATCCACGCGGATGGTCGCCCCGCTCACATAGGCCGCAAGCGGGCTGGCAACGAATGCGACCGCCGCCGCGATCTCCTCGGGGCGAGCAAAGCGGCCCACGTCGTTTGGCGCGATGGCCTGAGCGGCATTACGCTCCATCTCAGCCTCGTCGCTGCCCCAGCCGTGGGCTGCCGCCATGCCCACGAGCATGGGCCGCATCTCCTCGGTGAGCACCGCGCCGGGGGAGACGACATTGGATGTGACGCCGGAGCTGCGTAGCTCGCGGGCTAGCGAGACCGCCAGGTTGTGGCGGGCGGCCAGCGTGGCGCTGTAGTCGGGCTGCATGGCGTAGGGCTGCATGGAGAGGCCGCCGCCGATCTGGATCACGCGCCCCCAGCCGCGCTCGCGCATGTGCGGCACCAGCCGCTGGATCATGCGCACCGCCCCGATCACGTTGATGTTGTACTTCTGCGCCCAGGCCTCGGCGCTGGCCTCGGCCCATGAGGCCATGCCCAGCACCCCCGCATTATTCACTAGGATGTCGATCGGCCCGCCCGCCGTGGACGCCGCCGCCACCGCATCGGCCCCCGCGTCGCTGGACAGATCGCCCAGAGCTACACTGGCGCTGCCCCCGCTGGCGCGGATGGCGGCGGCCACCGCGCTGGCGCGTAGCTCGTCGCGCCCGTGCACCACCACCTCCGCGCCCTCGGCGGCCAGCCGCCGCACGATGGCCGCGCCGATCCCCGCGCTCGAACCTGTGACCAGCGCCCGCTTTCCTGTAAGCTGAAGATCCATTATGTCCACTCCCCTGTCGTCTCATCACCATTTGGGCAGACACATCGCCCGCACTTCGATGATATACTCACAGAGATACTAGGAAAAGATGAGCGTTGATCATAGGAGTGCTGCTCCTTGGCATGAGGGTAGCGCGCCGCGAGGGACACCATGAGCCAGCAGACCCAGCCACCGATCTCGCGCCTGCACGAGCTAGGCAGCTTCCTGCGCACCCGCAGGGCGCGCACCACCCCCGAGGATGTAGGCATGCCGCGCGGCGCGCGCCGCAAGACCCCCGGCCTGCGGCGGGCCGAGGTGGCGCAGTTGGTGGGCGTGAGCGTGGACTGGTACACCTGGCTTGAGCAGGGTCGGCCCATCCGCCCATCCACCCAGATCCTTGAGCGGCTGGCCCAGGCGCTACGCATGAGCGCCGACGAACGCACCCACCTGTTCCTGCTGGCCCAGCAGCAGCCCCCGCCCACCCAGGAGCAGCAGGATGAGGCCATCACCCCCGCGCTCCAGCGCTTCATCGATGGCTTCGCTGACCGCCCGGCCTTCGTGTCGGGACGGCGCTGGGATACCCTGGCGTGGAACGATGCGGGGTGCGCGCTGTTTGGCGAGTACCAGCAGCGGCGCGGGCGCGAACGCAACACGATCTGGAACATCTTCACCCAGCCTGCCTCACGGCAGTTCATCGTGGGGTGGGAGGAGGACGCCCGCATGCTGCTGGCCCAGTTCCGCACCAGCTGCGCGCGCCACCCCGACGACGCCCAGCTGGCCGCGCTGGTG containing:
- a CDS encoding helix-turn-helix domain-containing protein, with amino-acid sequence MSQQTQPPISRLHELGSFLRTRRARTTPEDVGMPRGARRKTPGLRRAEVAQLVGVSVDWYTWLEQGRPIRPSTQILERLAQALRMSADERTHLFLLAQQQPPPTQEQQDEAITPALQRFIDGFADRPAFVSGRRWDTLAWNDAGCALFGEYQQRRGRERNTIWNIFTQPASRQFIVGWEEDARMLLAQFRTSCARHPDDAQLAALVRDLQERSPEFRTWWPDHEVRGGQEGRKLIDHPDAGYMAFERLTFQVFDTPDLKVTVYTPLGEHDTPRKLAQLIEQRRQRTGGPAPQEHSPTPSLGGDTVGLWLAACCARAEGAWTANSAAMASYRRWCAESGSAPRSPKALAQALAAHGFTIGVNRRVVDELGRRRMTRGVRGLVIS
- a CDS encoding SDR family NAD(P)-dependent oxidoreductase, which produces MDVAGKVVIITGASMGIGAAAARVFAEAGAKIVLAARSASKLEEVAKSLPAHAEPLVVPTDMTDSAQVRALVDAAHERFGQIDLLINNAGQALVSAVAEISPERYRQIIELNVMGPLHAMQAVIPKMQAQGGGVIMNISSGVSKMAIPMIGAYASTKYALNGLTLTARNELAGQNIRVLLFHPGQTATEFGHNAMIDGKPSFQAPEVDQIDSAEDVARKMLEAATSEAAEMAMPARH
- the ligA gene encoding NAD-dependent DNA ligase LigA; amino-acid sequence: MTTTDPAARVAELTAQIRDHNYRYYVLDDPSVSDAEYDALLRELRAIEAAHPELIAPDSPTQRVGGAPSEKFAKVEHPVPMLSLGNAFDDGDLRAWRDRVLKLLGQGAEVAWVCEPKIDGLAIALTYEQGKFHHGATRGDGAVGEDVSANLRTIKSVPLALQPSAPQPSRIEVRGEVYMRSADFEKLNQRLAAAGERIAANPRNAAAGSLRQKDPSVTATRPLSFFAYAVGPFAGVEIASQWELLGYFRQLGFPVNSDARRFEDFEQALEYCREWMSRRDTLAYEVDGIVLKVDSFAQQERLGVVGRDPRWAIAFKFPARETTSKLVDITVNVGRTGVITPGAIIEPVSLGGVTVRNVSLHNADYIAERDLRIGDYVTVKRAGDVIPYIVGPVVSRRDGSEQPWTMPLTCPACGTALERIEGEAAYRCPNFAICPAQLVRRIEHFVSRGAMDIVGIGEKQAQLFVEIGLVKDVGDLFLLGRESFAGMEGFGERRISNLLAAIEEAKQRPLFRLITGLGIRFVGEVAAKALALRFGSLDALADATEEEIVALEGIGPAVAKSVRQFFAIQANRDLVAKLKQLGVNPTAAPQLPLASAALAGKTFVITGTLPTLSREQASELIEANGGKVTGSVTKKTSYLVVGADPGGSKYTKAVALGIAQLDEDALLALVGPQDTAPAGDEPAPEAPSAPDGGQISMDL
- a CDS encoding phosphoribosylanthranilate isomerase, with product MYTRVKVCCIRSMEEAQLAIMAGAAALGFVSAMPSGPGAIGEDMIAAIVATVPPPIATFLLTSAQDAATIIEQQRRMGASTIQLVDAQQPATYAALRQALPGIRLVQVIHVAGEAAVEEACRAATHVDALLLDPGDPTLPIEQLGGTGRVHNWQISRRIVERCGLPVFLAGGLTHENVAAATRTVGPFALDVCAGVRTSGRLDADKLRRFIAAAAQVS
- a CDS encoding SDR family oxidoreductase; the protein is MDLQLTGKRALVTGSSAGIGAAIVRRLAAEGAEVVVHGRDELRASAVAAAIRASGGSASVALGDLSSDAGADAVAAASTAGGPIDILVNNAGVLGMASWAEASAEAWAQKYNINVIGAVRMIQRLVPHMRERGWGRVIQIGGGLSMQPYAMQPDYSATLAARHNLAVSLARELRSSGVTSNVVSPGAVLTEEMRPMLVGMAAAHGWGSDEAEMERNAAQAIAPNDVGRFARPEEIAAAVAFVASPLAAYVSGATIRVDGGTIRSAF